The nucleotide window CTGCTAACTCAAGGATTCTGATGATTGATGAACTTTCTCTGGGATTGGCACCTAAGGTCGTCGGGAGCATTTTAACATTACTGAGAAATATAAGAGATGAGACAGGCACCACAATCGTTCTTTCTGAGCAAAGTATTAAGGCATTGGATGTAGCTGATCGGGTTTATGGATTGGAGGCTGGCGAAGTCATGTTTGCAGAATATACCCAGCATTTGGATCGAGATTTAATTAAGAGCATGTATCTTGGTGCATAGGATTCGAGAATTGGAGGAAAGTGTCAAATGGTTGTACAAGGAATCATCACAGGAATTATAATAGGAGGAATCCTCTCTCTACCAGTAATGGGGGTAGCTCTTATCTATGGCGTTACCGGGATTTTGAATTATGCAATCGCAACCGTTGGTGTCTTTGGGGCATTCGTAGTATGGCAGCTTTTACCTTATGGAATTCTGCCAGCAATATTAGGAGGGATTCTTACGAGCTTTTTGATTGGTTATGGACTCCAACAGTTTCTGCTCAATCCTTTAATTAAGAGAAAGGGAAATGACCTTACGCTTTTTTTCATTATTACATTTGGAATCGCAACCATTCTTTCTGGTTTAATCAAAGTTTTGTTTCCAAGACCAACAATTTCTTTTGAGTTTCAAAGTCTTGGCATTCTTCATATTGCTAGCATTGCGGTGAGCATCAATAGAGTCATCGCTATTGCCACAGCAGTTGGCATTCTGCTTTTGATGCACTTTTTTGAAAAAACGACAAAAACCGGAAAATCCTGGGTAGGGACATCACAGAATTTAAAAATGGCCAAGCTCGTAGGAGTAAACGTTGAATTTGTTTTTAGCTTAGTATCTGCAATAGGGTGCACTTTGGGATTTATTGGCGCTTTTTTCTGGGGCACTCTCTACAACTTAACATTAACAACGGGGTGGGATTTGTGCTTTTTAGGCTATATCATCGCTATTGTTGGTGGAATTGGAAACATATG belongs to bacterium and includes:
- a CDS encoding branched-chain amino acid ABC transporter permease, with product MVVQGIITGIIIGGILSLPVMGVALIYGVTGILNYAIATVGVFGAFVVWQLLPYGILPAILGGILTSFLIGYGLQQFLLNPLIKRKGNDLTLFFIITFGIATILSGLIKVLFPRPTISFEFQSLGILHIASIAVSINRVIAIATAVGILLLMHFFEKTTKTGKSWVGTSQNLKMAKLVGVNVEFVFSLVSAIGCTLGFIGAFFWGTLYNLTLTTGWDLCFLGYIIAIVGGIGNIWGGMISALIMGIIISFTGYWLSGMWQSVLLYGIFFLVLVISPKGILGSERSI